The following are encoded together in the Acipenser ruthenus chromosome 24, fAciRut3.2 maternal haplotype, whole genome shotgun sequence genome:
- the LOC117429172 gene encoding E3 ubiquitin-protein ligase TRIM37-like isoform X5 — protein sequence MDEQSVESIAEVFRCFICMEKLRDARLCPHCSKLCCFSCIRRWLTEQRAQCPHCRAPLQLRELVNCRWAEEVTQQLDTLQLCNLSKHEENDKDKCENHHEKLSVFCWTCKKCICHQCALWGGMHGGHTFKPLAEIYEQHVTKVNEEVAKLRRRLMELISLVQEVERNVEAVRGAKDERVREIRNAVEMMIARLDNQLKNKLITLMGQKTSLTQETELLESLLQEVEHQLRSCSKSELISKSPEILLMFQQVHRKPMASFVTTPVPPDFTSELVPGYDSSTFVLANFSTLRQRADPVYSPPLQISGLCWRLKVYPDGNGVVRGNYLSVFLELSAGLPETSKYEYRVEMVHQASSDPTKNIIREFASDFEVGECWGYNRFFRLDLLASEGYLNMQSDTLVLRYQVRSPTFFQKCRDQYWYISQLEAAQTSYIQQINNLKERLAIELFRRQKSRSSSPSDRRSGHSASERDPQPGKGGVTDGAAQAGAGEGKEEEEEEKTRQDDSNELSDGDLEVDCLTGDEEVNPLDGSSTSGSSTATSNTEENDIDEETMSGENDVEYSGNLDLEEGELLEDVAGAAGGSTNPSLRSLRRGGAGLASATSSSLLEIDPVILIQLLDLKDRSSVESLWGLQPRPPSSLLHTTAAAHCRKERERRPQAVRRSAPDSGVLIRLKAQMAEVRSKMSDVKSQLEARGEPRAGASGSLVEQGPPADTEAPCRKLSDLELLGKGAAANRHSRSGTGRKAASPKLECAGVAGSLFLRRAVDSVDKEARGKGDCVPAIEGRARPGDCLAVSEGPLKPRSAHSSPPSLGSGSSSDKPCCSKHEDQAYGAADTDLFRISSLNGIVSLDKGRRAATTGSGLLTDGTLDCDAEGSSEIRESLLALSEGTSRQEEGQLCQKQVIHLLPGMSSDSEIECDSENEEEESCDLEAGECSYDNRLSVTGDQLSSEDLSFTAGDTTER from the exons GGCACCCCTCCAGCTGCGGGAGCTGGTCAACTGCCGCTGGGCTGAGGAAGTGACCCAGCAACTTGACACACTGCAGCTGTGCAACCTCTCCAAACACGAGGAGAACGACAAGGACAA GTGTGAGAATCATCACGAGAAGCTCAGTGTGTTCTGTTGGACCTGCAAGAAGTGTATCTGCCACCAGTGTGCTCTGTGGGGAGGGATG CATGGCGGACACACCTTCAAACCCCTTGCGGAGATCTACGAGCAGCACGTCACCAAGGTCAACGAGGAGGTGGCCAAGCTGCGGCGCCGGCTCATGGAGCTCATCAGCTTGGTGCAGGAAGTG GAGCGCAATGTGGAGGCTGTGCGCGGGGCAAAGGATGAGCGCGTGAGGGAGATCCGGAACGCTGTGGAGATGATGATCGCTCGGCTCGACAACCAGCTGAAGAACAAGCTCATCACTCTCATGG GGCAGAAGACGTCCCTGACCCAGGAAACTGAGCTGCTGGAGTCGCTGCTACAGGAAGTGGAACATCAG CTCCGGTCCTGCAGTAAGAGCGAGCTGATCTCCAAGAGTCCTGAGATCCTCCTGATGTTCCAGCAGGTGCACCGCAAGCCCATGGCCTCCTTCGTCACGACTCCTGTGCCCCCAGACTTCACCAG TGAATTGGTTCCAGGCTATGACTCGAGCACTTTTGTTTTGGCAAATTTCAG TACACTGAGGCAGAGGGCTGACCCAGTCTACAGCCCACCGCTGCAGATATCCGGGCTCTGCTGGAGACTAAAGGTTTATCCA GACGGGAATGGAGTGGTGCGAGGGAACTACCTCTCAGTCTTCCTGGAACTGTCGGCTGGGCTTCCTGAGACTTCAAA ATACGAGTATCGAGTGGAGATGGTACACCAGGCCTCCAGCGACCCGACTAAAAACATAATCCGGGAGTTTGCCTCGGACTTCGAGGTGGGAGAGTGCTGGGGCTACAACCGCTTCTTCAGACTGGACCTGCTGGCCAGCGAGGGATACCTGAACATGCAGTCGGACACCCTCGTCCTCAG GTACCAGGTGCGGTCGCCCACCTTCTTCCAGAAATGCCGAGATCAATACTGGTATATCAGCCAGCTGGAGGCAGCGCAGACCAGCTACATCCAGCAGATCAACAACCTCAAGGAG AGGCTGGCGATCGAGCTGTTTCGCAGGCAAAAGTCCCGTAGTTCCTCCCCGTCTGACCGCAGATCGGGCCACTCGGCCTCTGAGAGAGACCCCCAGCCTGGGAAGGGAGGGGTGACTGATGGGGCTGCCCAGGCTGGAGCGGGAGaagggaaggaggaggaggaagaggagaagaCACGACAAGATGACTCCAAT GAGCTGTCGGACGGGGACCTTGAGGTTGACTGTCTTACGGGGGATGAGGAGGTGAATCCTCTGGACGGGAGCAGCACTTCAGGGAGCTCCACTGCCACCAGTAACACTGAGGAGAACGACATTGACGAGGAGACCAT GTCTGGAGAGAATGATGTGGAGTACAGTGGCAACTTGGATCTGGAAGAGGGGGAACTGCTGGAGGATGTGGCCGGAGCAGCAG GTGGCTCCACAAACCCCAGCCTGCGCTCTCTGAGACGGGGAGGGGCAGGCCTGGCCTCAGCCACCAGCAGTAGCCTGCTGGAGATCGACCCGGTCATCCTCATCCAGCTGCTGGACCTCAAGGACCGGAGCAGCGTGGAGTCTCTGTGGGGCCTGCAGCCCAGGCCACCCTCCTCCCTGCTGCACACCACAG CGGCAGCGCACTGTCGCAAAGAGCGCGAGCGGCGGCCTCAGGCAGTGCGTCGGTCAGCCCCAGACTCTGGGGTCCTGATCCGGCTGAAGGCCCAGATGGCAGAGGTGCGCAGTAAGATGTCGGATGTGAAGAGCCAGCTGGAGGCGCGAGGGGAGCCCAGAGCCGGGGCCTCCGGGAGTCTGGTAGAGCAGGGGCCTCCCGCAGACACTGAAGCACCCTGTAGGAAACTGAGCGACCTGGAGCTGCTGGGCAAGGGGGCTGCAGCCAACAGACATAGCAGGAGTG GTACAGGTAGGAAGGCAGCGTCCCCGAAGCTGGAGTGTGCTGGAGTGGCAGGCAGCCTGTTTCTGCGCAGGGCTGTGGACAGTGTAGACAAGGAGGCACGGGGGAAGGGGGACTGTGTCCCTGCCATTGAGGGAAGAGCCCGCCCAGGGGACTGCCTGGCTGTCTCCGAAG GTCCCTTGAAGCCCCGTAGCGCACACAGCTCCCCGCCGTCGCTGGGGAGTGGGAGCTCTTCTGATAAACCCTGCTGCTCCAAACACGAGGACCAGGCCTACGGAGCCGCCGACACTGACCTGTTCAGGATCTCCAGCCTCAACGGGATCGTCTCTCTGGACAAGGGCCGCAGGGCCGCTACGACCGG GTCCGGGCTCCTGACAGATGGGACGCTGGACTGTGACGCCGAGGGAAGCAGTGAGATCCGGGAGTCGCTGCTAGCTCTGTCTGAAGGGACATCAAGACAGGAAGAAG GGCAGCTGTGCCAGAAGCAGGTGATCCACCTCCTGCCAGGGATGAGCAGTGACAGTGAGATCGAGTGTGACAGTGAgaatgaggaggaggagagctGCGACCTGGAGGCTGGGGAATGCAGCTATGACAATCGCTTGTCTGTCACAG GGGACCAGTTGAGCTCTGAAGATCTGAGTTTTACTGCGGGGGACACGACAGAACGGTGA
- the LOC117429172 gene encoding E3 ubiquitin-protein ligase TRIM37-like isoform X2, whose product MDEQSVESIAEVFRCFICMEKLRDARLCPHCSKLCCFSCIRRWLTEQRAQCPHCRAPLQLRELVNCRWAEEVTQQLDTLQLCNLSKHEENDKDKCENHHEKLSVFCWTCKKCICHQCALWGGMHGGHTFKPLAEIYEQHVTKVNEEVAKLRRRLMELISLVQEVERNVEAVRGAKDERVREIRNAVEMMIARLDNQLKNKLITLMGQKTSLTQETELLESLLQEVEHQDYLRCPLVCDGNCLKNLCGRIDLRSCSKSELISKSPEILLMFQQVHRKPMASFVTTPVPPDFTSELVPGYDSSTFVLANFSTLRQRADPVYSPPLQISGLCWRLKVYPDGNGVVRGNYLSVFLELSAGLPETSKYEYRVEMVHQASSDPTKNIIREFASDFEVGECWGYNRFFRLDLLASEGYLNMQSDTLVLRYQVRSPTFFQKCRDQYWYISQLEAAQTSYIQQINNLKERLAIELFRRQKSRSSSPSDRRSGHSASERDPQPGKGGVTDGAAQAGAGEGKEEEEEEKTRQDDSNELSDGDLEVDCLTGDEEVNPLDGSSTSGSSTATSNTEENDIDEETMSGENDVEYSGNLDLEEGELLEDVAGAAGGSTNPSLRSLRRGGAGLASATSSSLLEIDPVILIQLLDLKDRSSVESLWGLQPRPPSSLLHTTAAAHCRKERERRPQAVRRSAPDSGVLIRLKAQMAEVRSKMSDVKSQLEARGEPRAGASGSLVEQGPPADTEAPCRKLSDLELLGKGAAANRHSRSGTGRKAASPKLECAGVAGSLFLRRAVDSVDKEARGKGDCVPAIEGRARPGDCLAVSEGPLKPRSAHSSPPSLGSGSSSDKPCCSKHEDQAYGAADTDLFRISSLNGIVSLDKGRRAATTGSGLLTDGTLDCDAEGSSEIRESLLALSEGTSRQEEGQLCQKQVIHLLPGMSSDSEIECDSENEEEESCDLEAGECSYDNRLSVTGDQLSSEDLSFTAGDTTER is encoded by the exons GGCACCCCTCCAGCTGCGGGAGCTGGTCAACTGCCGCTGGGCTGAGGAAGTGACCCAGCAACTTGACACACTGCAGCTGTGCAACCTCTCCAAACACGAGGAGAACGACAAGGACAA GTGTGAGAATCATCACGAGAAGCTCAGTGTGTTCTGTTGGACCTGCAAGAAGTGTATCTGCCACCAGTGTGCTCTGTGGGGAGGGATG CATGGCGGACACACCTTCAAACCCCTTGCGGAGATCTACGAGCAGCACGTCACCAAGGTCAACGAGGAGGTGGCCAAGCTGCGGCGCCGGCTCATGGAGCTCATCAGCTTGGTGCAGGAAGTG GAGCGCAATGTGGAGGCTGTGCGCGGGGCAAAGGATGAGCGCGTGAGGGAGATCCGGAACGCTGTGGAGATGATGATCGCTCGGCTCGACAACCAGCTGAAGAACAAGCTCATCACTCTCATGG GGCAGAAGACGTCCCTGACCCAGGAAACTGAGCTGCTGGAGTCGCTGCTACAGGAAGTGGAACATCAG gattATCTGCGTTGTCCTTTGGTTTGTGACGGGAACTGTTTAAAGAATTTATGTGGAAGGATCGAT CTCCGGTCCTGCAGTAAGAGCGAGCTGATCTCCAAGAGTCCTGAGATCCTCCTGATGTTCCAGCAGGTGCACCGCAAGCCCATGGCCTCCTTCGTCACGACTCCTGTGCCCCCAGACTTCACCAG TGAATTGGTTCCAGGCTATGACTCGAGCACTTTTGTTTTGGCAAATTTCAG TACACTGAGGCAGAGGGCTGACCCAGTCTACAGCCCACCGCTGCAGATATCCGGGCTCTGCTGGAGACTAAAGGTTTATCCA GACGGGAATGGAGTGGTGCGAGGGAACTACCTCTCAGTCTTCCTGGAACTGTCGGCTGGGCTTCCTGAGACTTCAAA ATACGAGTATCGAGTGGAGATGGTACACCAGGCCTCCAGCGACCCGACTAAAAACATAATCCGGGAGTTTGCCTCGGACTTCGAGGTGGGAGAGTGCTGGGGCTACAACCGCTTCTTCAGACTGGACCTGCTGGCCAGCGAGGGATACCTGAACATGCAGTCGGACACCCTCGTCCTCAG GTACCAGGTGCGGTCGCCCACCTTCTTCCAGAAATGCCGAGATCAATACTGGTATATCAGCCAGCTGGAGGCAGCGCAGACCAGCTACATCCAGCAGATCAACAACCTCAAGGAG AGGCTGGCGATCGAGCTGTTTCGCAGGCAAAAGTCCCGTAGTTCCTCCCCGTCTGACCGCAGATCGGGCCACTCGGCCTCTGAGAGAGACCCCCAGCCTGGGAAGGGAGGGGTGACTGATGGGGCTGCCCAGGCTGGAGCGGGAGaagggaaggaggaggaggaagaggagaagaCACGACAAGATGACTCCAAT GAGCTGTCGGACGGGGACCTTGAGGTTGACTGTCTTACGGGGGATGAGGAGGTGAATCCTCTGGACGGGAGCAGCACTTCAGGGAGCTCCACTGCCACCAGTAACACTGAGGAGAACGACATTGACGAGGAGACCAT GTCTGGAGAGAATGATGTGGAGTACAGTGGCAACTTGGATCTGGAAGAGGGGGAACTGCTGGAGGATGTGGCCGGAGCAGCAG GTGGCTCCACAAACCCCAGCCTGCGCTCTCTGAGACGGGGAGGGGCAGGCCTGGCCTCAGCCACCAGCAGTAGCCTGCTGGAGATCGACCCGGTCATCCTCATCCAGCTGCTGGACCTCAAGGACCGGAGCAGCGTGGAGTCTCTGTGGGGCCTGCAGCCCAGGCCACCCTCCTCCCTGCTGCACACCACAG CGGCAGCGCACTGTCGCAAAGAGCGCGAGCGGCGGCCTCAGGCAGTGCGTCGGTCAGCCCCAGACTCTGGGGTCCTGATCCGGCTGAAGGCCCAGATGGCAGAGGTGCGCAGTAAGATGTCGGATGTGAAGAGCCAGCTGGAGGCGCGAGGGGAGCCCAGAGCCGGGGCCTCCGGGAGTCTGGTAGAGCAGGGGCCTCCCGCAGACACTGAAGCACCCTGTAGGAAACTGAGCGACCTGGAGCTGCTGGGCAAGGGGGCTGCAGCCAACAGACATAGCAGGAGTG GTACAGGTAGGAAGGCAGCGTCCCCGAAGCTGGAGTGTGCTGGAGTGGCAGGCAGCCTGTTTCTGCGCAGGGCTGTGGACAGTGTAGACAAGGAGGCACGGGGGAAGGGGGACTGTGTCCCTGCCATTGAGGGAAGAGCCCGCCCAGGGGACTGCCTGGCTGTCTCCGAAG GTCCCTTGAAGCCCCGTAGCGCACACAGCTCCCCGCCGTCGCTGGGGAGTGGGAGCTCTTCTGATAAACCCTGCTGCTCCAAACACGAGGACCAGGCCTACGGAGCCGCCGACACTGACCTGTTCAGGATCTCCAGCCTCAACGGGATCGTCTCTCTGGACAAGGGCCGCAGGGCCGCTACGACCGG GTCCGGGCTCCTGACAGATGGGACGCTGGACTGTGACGCCGAGGGAAGCAGTGAGATCCGGGAGTCGCTGCTAGCTCTGTCTGAAGGGACATCAAGACAGGAAGAAG GGCAGCTGTGCCAGAAGCAGGTGATCCACCTCCTGCCAGGGATGAGCAGTGACAGTGAGATCGAGTGTGACAGTGAgaatgaggaggaggagagctGCGACCTGGAGGCTGGGGAATGCAGCTATGACAATCGCTTGTCTGTCACAG GGGACCAGTTGAGCTCTGAAGATCTGAGTTTTACTGCGGGGGACACGACAGAACGGTGA